The nucleotide sequence AGACTAAGCATTCTTTGCTCCCCTGTGGCCAGATCCTTCAAGGCCACCTTATTTTGGGCAATCTCTTCTGATCCGATCATCACGACAAACGGAATCTGCTTTTTATCAGCATAATTGAATTGCTTTTTCACTTTGGCATAATCAGGATAAATCTCTGTCGCTATTTCAACTTTTCTTAGCTGATTTAAAACATTCAAACCGTAATTCCTGCCCTCTTCATCAAAATAACCTATCATCACAGCGGTAGACTGCATTTGATCCTCTGGAAATAAGCCCAACTCCTCCAATACATCATAAATCCTATCCACTCCAAAAGAAAATCCAACCCCAGAAACTCCTTCAAGGCCAAAGACTCCTGTGAGGTTATCATATCTTCCACCTCCACTAATGGAGCCAATGGAAACATTGTTTACCTTAACTTCAAATATCGCTCCTGTATAATAAGAAAGGCCTCTGGCCAATACCACATCTAGCTCCACATGACTTTCATCCTCACCTAAATGCTTCAAAATTTCGAGCACTGACTCTAATTCCTCCACTCCTTTCAAACCCTCCTGACTAGAAGTCAAAAAAGATTTTAAAAATGATAGCATCTCTTCGTTGTCTCCTTTAAGATGAATGATCGGAGCCAATTTAGCCACAGCATCATCGGTAAAACCTCTTTGCTGCAATTCTTCCTGAACCTTTTCCCAGCCAATTTTATCCAATTTATCAATAGCAACACACAATTCTGCCTCTTTTCCTGGCTCACCGATCACCTCAGAAATTCCAGTCAAAACTTTACGGTTATTGACCTTGATATCATAATCGCTAAGCTTCAATTGGGCCAAAACCCGTCTGATCATCAAAAGAATTTCAGCCTCACAAATCAAGCTATCCGTACCGACCACATCGGCATCACATTGGTAAAACTCCCTATACCTCCCCTTCTGCGGCCTGTCTGCCCTCCAAACTGGCTGAATTTGGAATCTTTTAAATGGAAATGTCAACTCATTGCGATTCATCACCACATACCTGGCAAAAGGAACGGTCAAATCATACCTCAGCCCTTTTTCTGCCACCTTTGGCAATACATGACCAGTACCTTTTTCCAAATCTTCCTCTTTTACCTTCTTCAAAAAGTCCCCACTATTCAATATCTTAAACAACAATTGGTCACCTTCATCACCATACTTACCTGTCAATACAGATAGATTCTCCATAGATGGGGTTTCGAGTTGTTGATAGCCAAATAGTTTGAAGGTAGCCTTGATGGTATCAAGAATATAGTTTCTTCTTGCCATTTGTGTAGGCCCAAAATCTCTCGTTCCTTTTGGTAAAGTTGGTTTCTGGATGCTCATGAATGCTAAATTTTGCCCAAAGGTAAAAAATCTATCCAATTAAGAGAAAAAATTATCTCACCTGAAAACCCACCTTATTATACTTTCTTTCCTGAAACATGAAGTGAAAGCCTTGACCAAACAATCATCTGAAACATATACCCAATATTCAAAAAGTTAAAAAGCGGCCAGACAAAAAAGGCCGTACACCTTTTTATAGCGTACGACCTAACTTTTGATGTCCTCAACATTTTTCAATCAATTACAAAATGTAAAATTTTTACATAAAACGAATTTTCAACCTTTAGATCACAATAATAACACACTTCTGATCCCTTCAGCTAGCTTCTGACCTAGTGAAGCAACCTCTTCATTCCCCATAGCTTCTTTCTCTATGGATTTTAATGAAGTCTTTCTTCTAATGATTTCCCAAACGTTGTCTTTGGCTTCTCTTTCACTTCCCGCTTCAGTATGAATCTGAAACTCAATATCATTAATCTCAATTTTAATCAAGTATTTCATGACTACAGGTGTTTAATTACCCTAAAACAAAAACAGTCGCATTTTTTACACTTTCGTGTCTCCTACCGGCCACCCCGGCACCTAAATAACAGTAAAAATAATTATTTTTGTATTTTAAAACTACTATTATGTAGTTTGTAAATATATACAATAATTATTTAATTCCCATAGCTTCTCATTTTTTCCTTCAATTATGGGACATTATACTTATCCGATTATACGATTTAAACATATAATTGGATTACTTTCTGTAAACAAACTGTTCCAAAAACTGTACCAATAACATTCAAAGGCCTCATTAAATACCAGTTTATCAAGCAAATCCTGACTTCATCATCTCTCTATTTGTCTAGCTATCTAGGTAATTTTAAAGTTTTTGTACTGTTACAACTATTCTAGTCGGTTCCCCTTCTATTTCAATTAAAGGAGCTCTTTTAATTCCGATGAGTAAAGACAATAATTGATCCTGAAAAATGGTTGAGATGCAATTGCTCACTTAAGTTAAAAAGTATGGATGATGGTCTTTCTTAATTGAAACCGGCTTTATTGCAAACAATAAGTTTTTAAATCCTTGATTCAACAAACTTTACATTCTCTTAATTATAATACCAAATATTCTTTGTACTTTTGCAACTTAATTTAATTCTTACCATGCAGAATATTCGTAACATCGCGATTATCGCACACGTTGACCACGGCAAAACTACACTCGTGGATAAAATCATTCACGCGTCTAAAATCTTCCGTGAAAACCAGCAGTTTGATGACTTGATCCTAGATAATAACGACTTGGAAAGAGAAAGAGGAATCACCATTCTATCCAAGAACGTATCAGTTAGATATAAAGATACCAAAATCAACATTATCGATACTCCAGGTCACGCCGACTTTGGTGGTGAAGTGGAACGTGTGTTGAAAATGGCTGATGGGGTAATCCTATTGGTAGATGCTTTTGAAGGGCCAATGCCTCAAACCCGTTTTGTATTGAGCAAAGCTTTGGACCTTGGCCTTACCCCTATTGTAGTGGTAAACAAAGTAGATAAGCCCAACTGTCGTCCTGACGAGGTACATGAAGCCGTATTTGACTTGATGTTCAACTTGGATGCCACTGAAGAGCAGTTGGATTTCGTAACCATGTATGGTTCTGCTAAGAACAACTGGATGGGACCTGATTGGAAAGAACAAACAGATTCTATCCTTCCACTATTGGATGCCATCATTGAGCATATACCTGCTCCTCAGATCGAAGAAGGAACTCCTCAGATGCAAATTACTTCTTTGGATTATTCCAACTTTGTGGGAAGAATAGCCATTGGTAGAGTAAAGAGAGGTACTTTGAAAGAAAACGCACAAGTTTCCCTTTGCAAAGCCGATGGATCTATCAAAAAAGTAAGAATCAAAGAACTTCATGTATTTGAAGGACTAGGTAAAAATAAAGTTCAGGAAGTTAATGCAGGAGATATCTGTGCCATCACAGGTATTGAAGATTTCGAAATCGGTGATACCATTGCTGATCTTGAAAACCCAGAACCACTTCCAAGAATTTCGATCGATGAGCCAACTATGAACATGCTCTTTACGATCAACAACTCTCCATTCTTCGGTAAAGAAGGTAAATTTGTAACTTCTCGTCACTTAAGGGACCGTCTTTTCAAAGAAATGGAAAAGAACCTTGCCCTTAAAGTTCAAACTACTGATAACGAAGATAAATTCATCGTTTTCGGACGTGGTATTCTTCACTTGTCAGTATTGATCGAAACTATGAGAAGGGAAGGATATGAATTACAAGTAGGACAGCCTCAGGTAATTTATAAAGAAATCGACGGAGTAAAACACGAGCCAATCGAATCATTGGTTGTGGATGTACCTGAGACTACTGCTGGGAAGGTAATCGAATTGGCTACTCAACGTAAAGGTGAACTTTTGGTGATGGAGCCAAAAGGAGATCTTCAGCACTTGGAATTCCAAATCCCTTCAAGAGGCTTGATCGGATTGAGAAACAATGTACTTACTGCTACCCAAGGTGAAGCGATCATGAATCACAGATTTATCGCTTATGAACCATTCAAAGGCCCGATTCCTGGAAGAACTAATGGTTCTTTGATCTCTATGGAATCTGGTCCAACTACTGCTTATGCAATTGATAAATTGCAGGATAGAGGGGTATTCTTTGTGGATCCAGGAGAAGAAATCTACGGTGGCCAGGTGATTGGAGAACATTCCAGAGACAATGATATCGTGGTAAACGTACAAAAAGGCAAGAAATTGACCAATATGCGTGCTTCTGGTTCAGACGATAACTCTAAAATTGCTCCAGCTAAGAAATTCTCTTTGGAAGAATCCATGGAATATATCCAAAAGGATGAGTACTTGGAG is from Echinicola marina and encodes:
- the hisS gene encoding histidine--tRNA ligase yields the protein MSIQKPTLPKGTRDFGPTQMARRNYILDTIKATFKLFGYQQLETPSMENLSVLTGKYGDEGDQLLFKILNSGDFLKKVKEEDLEKGTGHVLPKVAEKGLRYDLTVPFARYVVMNRNELTFPFKRFQIQPVWRADRPQKGRYREFYQCDADVVGTDSLICEAEILLMIRRVLAQLKLSDYDIKVNNRKVLTGISEVIGEPGKEAELCVAIDKLDKIGWEKVQEELQQRGFTDDAVAKLAPIIHLKGDNEEMLSFLKSFLTSSQEGLKGVEELESVLEILKHLGEDESHVELDVVLARGLSYYTGAIFEVKVNNVSIGSISGGGRYDNLTGVFGLEGVSGVGFSFGVDRIYDVLEELGLFPEDQMQSTAVMIGYFDEEGRNYGLNVLNQLRKVEIATEIYPDYAKVKKQFNYADKKQIPFVVMIGSEEIAQNKVALKDLATGEQRMLSLEEAILAIKEK
- the typA gene encoding translational GTPase TypA; this translates as MQNIRNIAIIAHVDHGKTTLVDKIIHASKIFRENQQFDDLILDNNDLERERGITILSKNVSVRYKDTKINIIDTPGHADFGGEVERVLKMADGVILLVDAFEGPMPQTRFVLSKALDLGLTPIVVVNKVDKPNCRPDEVHEAVFDLMFNLDATEEQLDFVTMYGSAKNNWMGPDWKEQTDSILPLLDAIIEHIPAPQIEEGTPQMQITSLDYSNFVGRIAIGRVKRGTLKENAQVSLCKADGSIKKVRIKELHVFEGLGKNKVQEVNAGDICAITGIEDFEIGDTIADLENPEPLPRISIDEPTMNMLFTINNSPFFGKEGKFVTSRHLRDRLFKEMEKNLALKVQTTDNEDKFIVFGRGILHLSVLIETMRREGYELQVGQPQVIYKEIDGVKHEPIESLVVDVPETTAGKVIELATQRKGELLVMEPKGDLQHLEFQIPSRGLIGLRNNVLTATQGEAIMNHRFIAYEPFKGPIPGRTNGSLISMESGPTTAYAIDKLQDRGVFFVDPGEEIYGGQVIGEHSRDNDIVVNVQKGKKLTNMRASGSDDNSKIAPAKKFSLEESMEYIQKDEYLEITPKSMRMRKIYLDEGERNRMAKKDA